The sequence gatccaagacctgtaaagaaatgatcccaaggtttccacaatccaggccgtatcctgagcggctgctgtggtggtcatggaggagtagagagcatgcgtCCGATTCCTGCGACACTCCAggaacagacgagtcttcgctgaggtccagcgttctccagcctccagcgcctaaaCTGCAGcactgcacaagacatttgggcAGTGGAGAAAAGATCGTGCctgactgagcctggtttctcccgaggttttttaattcttcacttctgccaattgatgaagtttttccctcgccactggcttgcatggttcgggacttgtagagctgagCATCGATGGAgaactcttcagtgtttggactctcagcagtgaatattaaaccacactgaactgaacttaaactctgtaCATACAGTGTGTAAAAATACTAACCTGCTGCCAAAATCCATCGTCAAACATTCtgtgtggtgtaatggtgtgattccgcaatgtatcaaacaaaacaatacatttcaaaTCACTGCAGCTTGTGTCTAATCCCTTCAGCTTATCCTGATCAACACTTTCAATCAAAGTATTAAGACCACAGAGACGAGTAGAAATCCATGGGTTTATTTTGGGTTATAAAAAGTCCAGAGAAGATAGAGAAATAGACTACAATGTTAAAAAGGCACAATAAATTACTAAGTTCCCCCTGCTGTGccacataaaaaatacaaaggCTTCTCTCCACAAAACTGGAGCGCGGTTTAGCACTTTTTAAGGCAGACGCTTGAGTTTGAGCTTTTCAAACTGAAATCTGAAGACAGTGGAAAAGGGAGAATCGAATGCAGGTTGTGGAGTATTAAAACATTAGGcttcatctaaaaataaaaacaggagaAATGCACCATTACAGACATAAAGCGGGAGATCCTTTCAGTTCTTGCTTCTGGGTTTATGGCATGAGGTATTAACTGGCAAGTTTACAGCTGTTAAActgctgcggctgcttctttttCAATTAAACATCATGGCAGTGGTTGCCTTTGTTTTCCCAAGCAGAAATGTCACAGGAACTGGAAAAGGCCTGACAAGACAGATTCAACAGTTAGTTTCAGAGTTCTTACATCTTTTCCAAACACTTTCCAGGTCCATTTTCAAACTTTTACAGCGTTATACTAGTgtggcaaattacatatatgcTTCACATTATAGAAGATGCTATTAGTTATAGTTTAAAGTTGTATTGAAAAGTATcgtttgtacactgtaaaaaatatgatcaattagtcctgacagcatatgtttttaggtcattagcccctttcacacagtgataccgatAAATATCCAGAACGACTTCGGCACggacgttctggaatttttccggaaaagaccgttcacacatccattccaaaatacctgAAAATTCTGACATGATTAGCCAGAAATGAGCTCAAAAACGGCTGCGAATGTATTTGTATAGCTAATGGGGATCCggcttgatggtttcacttttatttaaagctttagcattcatgcagcttatcccagagacatccaaaggcagaagcgtgaaccgcagctaaatgtttgcacatttgactacattacaaattctgtggatggataagtgttgtgaacaacttcgatgaaaacatatggaggaacactttcgcatgttgagatgtacataatgtgtgtgtgtgtgtgtgctggcgctcaccggagcACTCCTGCACAAGCGTCAAGCCTGAagataaacaaacagcggtttatcataagcactTAATCGATAATTTTCTCCACAGTTCGCATTAAGAAGTAACACAGAAACGTTACCCGACCAACAACTAGCAGCTAAACGTGTCCAGAAAAGTatccaaaggcttttattttcatgaacGGCGAGAATGTggatgcgtctgaatgttctgattggctggagtaagTTTCACATCAGCGCGGTCTAAAAGTGAATGTGCTCTTTCCCGCAATGTTCCTTCTGCAATCACACTGCGCAGCATTACGGCACATTagcagtaatgttacaacttctcttttttgccggaacgaatttactgctattttcaaaaagggcctgttcacacatacagacttttctgGAAAAGTTCAGTGGACTCACAAGGTTAATTTGACGCAggttaaaaatttaaggcaaccgggagtttttacagtgtatgctaaAGTATCGAGTTCAGTAGCAGGTCGGTactgaatttttaaaaaccattttccgctaacatttaaacgcatacttaaacactgctgattggctattgtgttCATGGCcgtggccaatcacagtcatttctgttgagcatgtgaacacaatggccaatcagccaTGTTCAGAatggaagtgaagcagtcaggTTTGCATTGTTTTCTAAATTGGTTTccactttaattaaaatatattacaaactccATTCATGTAACCATTTTAAAGAAAAGGAAATGTTTTACCATAGCTTTTAGCGCAagggcgccgccatcttggaatattactgtgtctgacgtcacagggttggttctgtttcctgaacagatacagtggaaataatggactgaacacggagactggaaagcccaatttaacccaatgcgtaaACTTGTGGATGTGGAGCTGGTGGAAATACAAGCATCAAAGTTTGTCTAATGTACATACAACTatttttaagttttctattttaataccTTTTGTTTCATGCTCCACCCTCACACTGGTGCAGCGCTGCATgatgaggggatttacattcaaaCTAATGCAGCgattaaaatgatacatgacttcacgctttactaagtcacgtctttgtggattatgtcaagacatattccctttctcaacatgtatgaagcaCATAAAAACCTGCCATGCGAAAAACCGTGTTGATCTTAGTTTGAACATGGAAAGAGGTGAGGGCTATAGtagtaaaaagtgaaagtacccatCATGTCGGTACCGGACCTCGTTGAAACCATGGTTGAAACTGAAACCCAGTCAGGCAGCAttatacagagagtggaccaaagtgcatcaaatgattGGTAATTACAAGGGAaaggaaaaagattttttttttttaatagtagacactcatctgatgcttgtatttgcactagctccatgtccacaacttcacacattgggttaaattaggctttgcagtctccgtgttcagtccatcacttccactgtatctgttcagctgaggaaactgaaccaaccccgtgacgtcacagcgacattccaagatggcgacGCCCTAACATTCTTAAACAGcgttgatttgccattgtgttcacgtgctcatcAGTTTACCAAACTCAATGCTggttactgagtgtaaccacagatacagggacactggaacgttttaaagccacgaagatcaactggtctgtttataagctggCATACGAGTAATCCGCTGATGAATCAACTGGTcttcgcggctttaaaatgccccagtggccaatcacagtcatttctgttgagcaggtgaacacaacggcaaatcagcgctgtttaagaaggcgctcaacagcgctcaaatgttctcTGGAAAttgacgtgtttttttttttagtaccgattggtatcgaattctagtatcttgacaaccctatttagtaaaataaattattgactatATTAAATTTCAAGCATTTTCACAAATGTTCAGCAGCTGTGCGAGTCctacattttgtatttatttactgttaaagtcagaattattactcctcttgaaatattagcccccctgtatatttttccccaatttctgtttaacagaaagattttaactaatttctaataactgattacttttatctttgccatgatgacataatgAGTACATaaaatttttcaagatactaatattcagcttaaagtgacattaaacgACTTAACTGGGGTAACTAGGccagttaggataattaggcaagtcattgtataacgatggtttgttctatagacaatctaAAACAATATTGCTTcagagggctgataattttgaccttaaaatgtttttaaaaaaattaaaaactgtttttattcttgctgaaataaaacaaacaagactttttccagaggaaaaaatattataggaaatactgtgaaaaattccttgctctgttaaacatcatttgggaaatattttttaaaaattcgcatgagggtgaataattttgacttcaactgtattgatTTTTAACCAAACACAATTGTAAAATCCTCCTTACCGATGATGGACGTCCATCATGGGCCTTCACAAGAACGAGCAAACCTTCTGTGTCCTGAAGGGGTTGGTGCTTGAAGACACTCCAGTCAGCAGAGGATCTTGTAGGGCGTTTTGAATGCAAAACTGCTGAAGCTCCGCAGCTGCCTGAGACACCTAAACAGCCACAATTTCACAACATCATCTCACGAATTGCTTCACTCTTTCATGGAATGAAAACAGTTGAATAATCTATCGCAGTCATTTTAACAATATAGTAAAGCTTgtagttctttttttttcacaaaaagtggacatttttgcagttatttgcctcatttcctatttaattatgaggtttcaATGCATATTAGTGACACTTTAGGCACTATTTTTGCAGGATTAGCTTGTGGGATGGtcactaggcctgtcacaataatcaatatatcgacttaccACATAAGACatagacatgacctcaatcatttttggtgaagcaacattttagctgattgtacAACATCTCTATCTCAACAAGAGGTGTcagtatgatttaaaaaaaaaaacactagtatttgctataaattactatagtataaattactatagtatattgtCATTAGTGTGTCTgtcaactgaaaatagatctgctagcagatatcacagcctctgttaccaTTTACCTTGCActcttttgttaacatttattatttatttatttaggatatgcgtttccacattctgattccaatgcctgattattCAATTGTTAAAgttactataattaaatgaaatattcttcatAAAATacgatgtgttctttggaagagtgtacttgtattgtgatattatattgtcagtcaggcattatataatgagcagCACTAAATGctcttaaaattacaataatatcatttagCGCAATATGTTTTGCTGCAACATAtagtacaacaaaaatagataatGACAGGCCTAATGGTCACACTTTtcgatgtaccaaaaacattcgctaaagatttagaataaagaaatatgaaacaa is a genomic window of Danio aesculapii chromosome 2, fDanAes4.1, whole genome shotgun sequence containing:
- the gng5 gene encoding guanine nucleotide-binding protein G(I)/G(S)/G(O) subunit gamma-5, with protein sequence MSGTSNIVAMKKVVQQLRFEANINRVKVSQAAAELQQFCIQNALQDPLLTGVSSSTNPFRTQKVCSFL